One Urocitellus parryii isolate mUroPar1 chromosome 8, mUroPar1.hap1, whole genome shotgun sequence DNA window includes the following coding sequences:
- the Kiaa0408 gene encoding uncharacterized protein KIAA0408 homolog has product MDLHKQWENTETSWHKEKMELLDQFDNERKEWESQWKIMQKKIEELCQEVKLRRKINVNERSKVIGLDHEKAIQEMLESSSNNPNSGQCEFTGMNHRDGLEKENKSGQCLPCEGNQLCKEQKVTKKAKVGFMDPATTDNQKEFQAWPGPRTSEEESKSSSGALSTALEELAKVSEELCSFQEEIRKRSSHRRMKSDSFLQEMPNVVSAPHGDHLIKNGPCILPISLEKEKQKNRKNLSCTNMLPSNSVKKCGIDTIDLERNQTPPMPPPRSTSRNFPSSYSEQAQERLKESSDYNSWVAQEGQGEKSCNLHSILRLQEMPISYPDEGKTMKDGMMFSSLTPGVKIDSKPSDNEDGFGMWSGDIEIGVKKSPSSLWFQKICSTLNMPKFEKEIPDHPAKSHSDLYVGNGRSSPVTQSSGPPRSFSCGFERTARNEKLAAKTDEFNRTVFRTDRHCRAIQQNQSYSKLSEDLKPCDNLTTPVVSISDISGSESVTGILKASAHMPVPIEKMSDNPTKKSTAGLVRQMQEHINPSSYRNMLHEHDWRPSNLSGRPRSADPRSNYGVVEKLLKTYETSTGSSLQNSKCFRDNWTKCNSDVSGGATSSQHLEMLQMEQELQRKTSLCGGQQVKQGIDWKKITEESMAVKVSNGKGFSRPARPANRRLPSRWASRSPSAPPALRRTAQSYTISLRSEAPMV; this is encoded by the exons ATGGACCTACATAAGCAGTGGGAGAACACAGAAACTAGCTGGCATAAGGAAAAGATGGAATTACTGGACCAGTTtgacaatgaaagaaaggaatgggAAAGTCAATGGAAGATCATGCAGAAGAAGATAGAAGAG CTTTGCCAAGAAGTAAAGCTTCGGAGGAAAATCAACGTGAATGAACGTTCTAAGGTCATTGGTCTTGATCATGAGAAAGCCATTCAAGAAATGTTGGAATCTTCTTCAAACAACCCCAATTCAGGACAATGTGAATTTACAGGGATGAATCATAGGGATGgtctggagaaagaaaataaatcagggcAGTGCTTACCCTGTGAAGGAAATCAATTGTGTAAGgaacaaaaagtaacaaaaaaagcaaaagtagGGTTTATGGATCCTGCCACCACAGACAACCAAAAGGAATTCCAGGCCTGGCCAGGCCCCAGGACTTCTGAAGAAGAGAGTAAGAGCAGTTCTGGAGCCCTCAGCACT GCTCTTGAAGAACTTGCCAAAGTTAGTGAAGAATTATGCAGCTTTCAAGAGGAAATTCGAAAGCGGTCTAGCCACAGAAG GATGAAGTCAGACTCTTTCCTCCAAGAAATGCCAAATGTAGTCAGTGCACCTCATGGTGACCACTTGATCAAAAATGGCCCATGCATTCTTCCAATcagtttagaaaaagaaaaacagaaaaatagaaaaaatctgAGCTGTACCAATATGCTCCCAAgcaattctgtgaaaaaatgtggAATTGATACAATTGATTTGGAAAGGAATCAAACCCCACCAATGCCTCCTCCAAGAAGCACCTCTCGAAATTTTCCCAGCTCATATTCTGAACAAGCCCAAGAAAGATTGAAAGAAAGTTCAGACTACAACAGCTGGGTGGCCCAGGAGGGTCAAGGTGAAAAGAGCTGCAATCTTCATTCCATTTTGAGGCTGCAAGAGATGCCTATATCATATCCAGATGAAGGAAAGACTATGAAAGATGGTatgatgttttcttctttgacaCCGGGAGTCAAAATAGACAGCAAGCCTTCAGATAATGAAGATGGGTTTGGCATGTGGTCAGGTGACATTGAGATAGGTGTGAAAAAGAGCCCCTCTTCTTTGTGGTTTCAGAAAATCTGCTCTACCCTCAATATGCCAAAATTTGAAAAGGAGATCCCAGATCACCCTGCTAAATCTCATTCTGATCTTTACGTAGGTAATGGCCGTAGTTCCCCGGTGACACAGAGCAGTGGTCCACCTAGAAGTTTCAGTTGTGGCTTTGAAAGAACTGCAAGGAATGAAAAGTTAGCAGCAAAGACTGATGAATTTAACAGAACTGTATTTAGAACAGATAGACATTGTCGTGCAATACAGCAAAATCAAAGCTACTCAAAATTATCTGAGGATCTTAAGCCCTGTGATAACTTAACTACTCCTGTTGTTAGCATATCAGATATATCAGGTAGTGAGAGTGTGACTGGTATTCTGAAAGCCAGTGCCCACATGCCTGTGCCTATAGAAAAGATGTCTGATAATCCTACCAAGAAATCCACAGCAGGTCTGGTCAGACAAATGCAGGAACACATAAATCCTAGCAGTTATCGGAACATGCTCCACGAGCATGACTGGAGACCAAGCAATTTGTCTGGCCGACCGAGGTCAGCTGACCCAAGGTCAAATTATGGTGTTGTGGAAAAGCTGCTGAAAACCTATGAGACATCAACAGGATCTTCACTGCAAAATTCTAAGTGTTTCCGGGATAATTGGACCAAATGTAATTCTGATGTCAGTGGTGGTGCTACATCAAGCCAGCATTTAGAAATGCTTCAAATGGAACAAGAGTTGCAGAGAAAGACATCTCTGTGTGGGGGACAGCAAGTGAAGCAAGGAATAGATTGGAAAAAGATAACAGAG GAATCCATGGCAGTGAAAGTCTCAAATGGAAAAGGATTTTCCCGACCTGCCAGACCGGCAAATCGCCGTCTCCCATCCCGATGGGCATCCAGATCTCCATCAGCACCACCTGCCTTGCGAAGAACTGCGCAGAGCTATACCATTTCTCTGAGATCTGAGGCACCAATGGTCTAA